In one Caldanaerovirga acetigignens genomic region, the following are encoded:
- a CDS encoding Fur family transcriptional regulator — MKQVAVKNIEEKGLRWTPQRQAIISAIANSEKKHLSAEEIYLLTKKTMPSIGLATVYRTLELFCAMGILQKLNLQDAARYELLQKEENAHCHYLCLGCGKIFEVPLQEELPLPSTKNDESLEDFTVVNSSCWHFGYCRNCKLRKENKT, encoded by the coding sequence ATGAAGCAAGTAGCTGTAAAAAATATAGAAGAAAAAGGGTTGCGTTGGACACCTCAGCGCCAGGCTATAATCTCGGCCATTGCAAACAGTGAAAAGAAACACCTTTCGGCAGAAGAGATATACCTCCTTACGAAAAAGACAATGCCTTCAATAGGTTTGGCGACTGTGTACCGTACATTAGAGCTATTTTGCGCGATGGGTATACTGCAGAAATTGAATTTGCAAGATGCTGCAAGATATGAGTTGCTGCAAAAAGAGGAAAATGCTCATTGCCATTATTTGTGCCTTGGATGCGGAAAGATTTTCGAGGTACCGCTGCAAGAAGAATTGCCATTGCCAAGTACAAAAAATGATGAGAGCCTCGAGGATTTTACAGTGGTGAACAGCTCTTGCTGGCATTTTGGATATTGTAGGAATTGTAAATTACGCAAGGAAAATAAAACTTAA
- a CDS encoding GntR family transcriptional regulator produces the protein MKEIPLDLKIADILQKEIKEKYREGERLPSEASLCSRFKASRYVVRKALSRLVQMGLINSRQGVGYFVAGKPLCIRYCLTPVCRYSDMVREMGLIPGAKLLKKERHLPPKEVKDALELSEGEEVYKLEILRYADGVPLAYSFTWLPTKFFEDFLNHTTPFFSLYEIMERVYGVRPLRMNSVLQAVFPTAKEALYLEISSGTPLLQISSVVKDEKYRRVEYTESKYRGDLCKVSIDFNQ, from the coding sequence ATGAAAGAAATTCCCCTGGACCTAAAAATCGCAGATATATTACAAAAAGAAATTAAGGAAAAATATCGTGAAGGTGAAAGACTGCCTTCAGAAGCATCGCTCTGCTCTCGTTTTAAAGCCAGTAGATATGTGGTGAGAAAAGCCTTGTCCCGATTGGTTCAGATGGGCCTAATCAATTCCAGGCAGGGGGTGGGCTATTTTGTGGCGGGAAAGCCTCTTTGCATTAGATACTGTCTGACGCCCGTCTGCCGATATTCCGATATGGTAAGGGAAATGGGGCTTATTCCCGGGGCAAAATTGCTAAAAAAAGAAAGGCACCTGCCCCCCAAGGAGGTCAAAGATGCATTGGAACTGTCCGAAGGGGAAGAAGTATATAAACTGGAGATTCTCCGCTATGCCGACGGCGTACCTCTGGCATATAGCTTTACCTGGCTGCCGACCAAATTCTTCGAGGATTTTTTAAACCATACAACCCCATTTTTCTCCCTGTATGAAATAATGGAAAGAGTCTATGGTGTTCGGCCCCTAAGAATGAACTCTGTACTGCAGGCCGTATTCCCTACAGCTAAAGAAGCCCTGTACCTGGAGATTTCTTCGGGGACGCCACTTTTGCAGATAAGCAGCGTGGTTAAGGACGAAAAGTATAGGAGGGTAGAATATACAGAATCAAAGTATCGGGGTGACCTCTGCAAGGTATCAATTGATTTTAACCAGTAA
- a CDS encoding transposase has product MYTNGHFAYAYTAAVLTNGLGLVRNVMLFEGQKDSVTLKPILEDFHLHHDISRYEYFTADAGFDSTENYRYLVEECKLKPVINLNPRNTKDLPKPDSDSEGVPLCPKNPGLKFKYAGFCKSRNRIKWVCPLTKRGKSGYICTCPNPCTNSKSGRMVYTYPEDNYRRNTPIPRNSKLWEKFIRNVLLWNSRSLD; this is encoded by the coding sequence ATGTATACCAATGGCCATTTCGCTTATGCTTATACCGCTGCAGTCCTCACTAACGGACTCGGTCTCGTCCGAAACGTTATGCTCTTCGAAGGCCAAAAGGATTCTGTTACTTTAAAGCCTATTCTGGAAGATTTCCACCTTCATCATGATATCTCTCGTTATGAATATTTCACCGCCGATGCTGGCTTCGATAGCACCGAAAATTATCGATATTTGGTAGAAGAATGTAAGCTAAAACCAGTAATAAACCTTAATCCTCGCAATACCAAAGATTTGCCTAAACCTGATTCAGATTCAGAAGGTGTCCCTTTGTGTCCTAAAAATCCCGGTTTAAAGTTCAAATACGCTGGATTTTGTAAGTCTAGAAATCGGATTAAATGGGTATGTCCTTTGACTAAACGAGGAAAAAGCGGTTACATCTGCACTTGCCCTAACCCCTGCACTAATTCCAAAAGTGGCCGAATGGTATACACTTATCCCGAGGATAATTACCGTAGAAATACCCCTATTCCAAGAAATTCAAAGTTGTGGGAAAAATTTATTCGCAACGTATTGCTGTGGAACAGTCGGTCTCTAGATTAA
- a CDS encoding carbon-phosphorus lyase complex subunit PhnI gives MQYFLTWMVGYYACPEASKLPGGFKVMGYVAVRGGTEAIENSEKLLKYYRLKGGSPPIQVKQIIDQLRLAVDRVMGEGSLYAPEYAALAIKQAEGDIIEASFILRAYRSTVPRNHYSLPVDTSNMRIIRRISAAFKDIPGGQILGPTRDYTQRLLDFTLEDETPESINKFLSDFLKDLDLDLGGDPSSFPKVVDLLRKEGLIEERRESSTEVVDITKEAMTFPCPRSGRLQAMARGETGGLLALAYSSMRGYGDIHPTVGELRVGYVPLTIPHPGGHGELYVGEILVTEAEVIASFKDKKGMPKFTIGYGLCFGHNELKAICMAVLDRTMMAEEPKAPAEDQEFVLYHIDGIESSGFANHYKLPHYITFQSDLDRLRSSQKRKEGQGC, from the coding sequence ATGCAATACTTCTTGACCTGGATGGTAGGATACTATGCCTGCCCAGAAGCATCAAAATTACCAGGAGGGTTTAAGGTTATGGGTTATGTGGCGGTTAGAGGTGGTACTGAGGCAATTGAAAACTCTGAAAAGCTGTTAAAGTATTACCGCTTGAAGGGAGGATCGCCTCCAATTCAGGTGAAGCAGATAATTGACCAGTTGCGGCTGGCAGTGGACAGGGTTATGGGAGAAGGCTCCCTGTATGCTCCAGAATACGCGGCTCTCGCCATAAAACAGGCGGAAGGGGATATCATCGAGGCGTCCTTCATATTGAGGGCGTACCGGTCGACTGTGCCGAGAAACCACTATTCCTTGCCGGTAGATACTTCAAATATGCGAATTATAAGGCGGATTTCAGCGGCCTTTAAGGATATACCTGGAGGGCAGATTCTCGGTCCTACTCGGGATTACACCCAGCGATTACTGGACTTTACCCTTGAAGATGAAACCCCGGAATCTATTAATAAATTTTTGAGCGATTTTTTAAAAGATTTGGACCTTGACCTGGGCGGGGATCCTTCTTCCTTTCCAAAGGTCGTAGATCTTTTGAGAAAGGAAGGGCTCATAGAGGAAAGACGGGAATCTTCAACAGAAGTGGTCGACATAACGAAAGAAGCTATGACATTTCCGTGCCCGAGGTCTGGGCGGCTGCAGGCTATGGCCCGGGGGGAGACTGGCGGATTGCTGGCTCTAGCCTACAGCAGTATGCGGGGGTACGGGGACATACACCCTACCGTCGGGGAACTGAGGGTGGGATACGTTCCACTGACAATACCGCATCCCGGTGGTCATGGGGAACTGTATGTAGGAGAGATACTGGTGACCGAAGCCGAAGTTATAGCAAGTTTTAAGGATAAGAAGGGGATGCCGAAGTTTACGATAGGGTACGGCCTTTGCTTCGGACATAACGAGCTCAAAGCTATATGCATGGCAGTCCTAGACAGGACCATGATGGCGGAGGAGCCGAAGGCTCCGGCTGAGGATCAGGAATTCGTGTTATACCACATCGATGGAATAGAATCTTCGGGATTTGCCAACCACTACAAGCTTCCCCACTACATAACCTTCCAGTCCGACCTGGACAGGTTGAGGTCTTCCCAAAAAAGAAAGGAGGGTCAGGGGTGTTAG
- a CDS encoding DUF134 domain-containing protein: protein MPRPPKWRRVEFLPEITYFKPAGVPLRELEEVILTVEELEAIRLKDLEGLEQEECSERMGISRPTFFRIINSARSKIADALVKGKAIRIEGGKYQFSPGRNRWGWCHGHRQEGFFDCQD, encoded by the coding sequence GTGCCGAGACCACCAAAGTGGCGAAGAGTAGAGTTTTTGCCCGAAATAACATATTTCAAACCTGCGGGAGTGCCGCTCAGAGAGCTGGAAGAAGTTATCCTGACGGTGGAAGAACTGGAGGCCATTCGATTAAAGGATCTGGAGGGTCTTGAGCAGGAAGAATGTTCCGAGAGGATGGGTATTTCAAGACCCACATTCTTCCGGATAATAAATTCGGCCCGCAGTAAAATAGCAGATGCTCTTGTAAAAGGAAAGGCTATCAGAATAGAAGGAGGGAAATATCAGTTTTCACCTGGCAGAAATAGGTGGGGGTGGTGTCATGGCCACCGGCAGGAAGGTTTTTTTGATTGCCAGGATTAG
- the phnG gene encoding phosphonate C-P lyase system protein PhnG gives MDIKDKYRVLADGDEEVWETLAKKILATSNVNILKPPSTSLVMMRARDSAEGIVFNVGEVLITECEVEIDSCRGWGYVLGDRPTIALAVAIIDAALNAAHPLVDEIVQVVNQQREELEKKKLLEFRLVNRTKVKFEVMEG, from the coding sequence TTGGATATAAAGGATAAATACCGAGTGCTCGCGGATGGCGATGAGGAAGTATGGGAAACGCTGGCCAAAAAAATTCTTGCCACTTCTAATGTGAACATCCTTAAGCCCCCTTCCACAAGCCTCGTCATGATGCGAGCCAGGGATTCGGCAGAGGGTATTGTTTTCAATGTGGGAGAGGTTTTAATAACCGAATGTGAAGTCGAAATAGACTCATGCAGAGGATGGGGATATGTCTTGGGAGACCGGCCCACAATAGCGCTGGCCGTGGCTATTATCGATGCGGCATTAAATGCCGCTCATCCTCTGGTGGATGAAATAGTTCAGGTCGTTAATCAGCAAAGGGAAGAGCTGGAGAAAAAGAAGCTTTTAGAATTCAGGCTGGTTAACAGGACAAAGGTTAAATTTGAAGTGATGGAGGGGTAA
- a CDS encoding Mrp/NBP35 family ATP-binding protein, translated as MEQNKIENTQKSREKAADTGTGIEKIPASELNRIKNVIAIMSGKGGVGKSTITGLMAVSLQRKGYKVGILDADITGPSIPRMFGVKKRPENIEFGLIPPESSTGIRIMSLNLLLDNEDDPVIWRGPLIASAVKQFWTDVIWGDLDFLLIDLPPGTGDAPLTVMQSLPVDALVIVSSPQDLVMMVVKKAIKMSRIMGVPVLGLVENYSYLVCPKCGEKIRIFGESRGKEAAEQVQIPYLGSLPIDYKLAELCDRGEIEMYDSDEIKRIEDWVKDLERLNKK; from the coding sequence ATGGAGCAAAACAAAATAGAAAACACTCAGAAAAGTCGGGAGAAAGCTGCCGATACCGGTACGGGCATAGAAAAAATTCCCGCAAGCGAACTTAACCGTATAAAAAACGTGATAGCCATCATGAGCGGAAAGGGTGGAGTGGGCAAATCCACTATAACGGGGCTCATGGCTGTAAGCTTGCAGAGAAAAGGCTATAAAGTGGGCATTCTGGATGCCGATATTACCGGCCCGAGCATACCGAGGATGTTCGGGGTAAAAAAACGCCCCGAGAATATTGAATTTGGTCTGATTCCGCCCGAAAGCTCAACGGGAATTCGTATAATGTCTTTAAATCTTTTGCTGGACAATGAGGATGACCCTGTGATATGGCGAGGTCCCCTCATCGCCAGCGCGGTAAAGCAATTCTGGACCGATGTGATATGGGGAGATTTGGATTTTCTACTCATCGACCTTCCTCCCGGTACTGGTGATGCGCCGCTTACTGTCATGCAATCTCTACCGGTTGATGCATTAGTGATCGTCTCTTCACCTCAGGACCTTGTAATGATGGTAGTGAAAAAGGCCATAAAAATGAGTAGAATTATGGGCGTACCCGTATTGGGCCTGGTGGAAAATTATAGTTACCTGGTTTGTCCCAAATGCGGCGAAAAGATAAGGATATTCGGCGAAAGTCGTGGAAAGGAAGCAGCAGAGCAGGTGCAGATTCCATATTTAGGTTCCCTGCCGATAGATTACAAGCTTGCGGAATTGTGTGACAGAGGCGAAATTGAAATGTATGACAGTGATGAAATAAAAAGAATTGAAGACTGGGTGAAAGATCTAGAGCGTCTTAATAAGAAATAA
- a CDS encoding alpha-D-ribose 1-methylphosphonate 5-phosphate C-P-lyase PhnJ, with protein sequence MLDEYRRQRGVQRYNFAFLNEQAKREIRRKILKAVAIPGYQVPFGSQELPIARGWGTGGLQITLSLLGPDDVVKVIDQGCDGSVNAVNLRKLIVRTTGIKTTFNTREATIIQTRHRIPEVELTEEQILVFQVPIPEALRTIEASEASTRRMHAEMDYGRMWVYLYEDIVRWGDVTIGARYPVMVNDRYIMDPSPIPRWDVPKLNMAKTLFLFGAGREKRIYAVPPHTKVLPLEFEDYKFHVEDFSGKKCSRCGSTESFLIEVFDDVTRQKVYMCSDTNYCDLRVAGQKSEGIRRYSP encoded by the coding sequence GTGTTAGATGAATACAGACGGCAGAGGGGAGTACAGAGGTACAACTTCGCCTTTTTGAACGAGCAGGCGAAGAGGGAGATAAGGCGCAAAATTTTAAAAGCCGTGGCCATACCGGGCTACCAGGTGCCATTCGGTTCCCAGGAACTGCCTATAGCAAGAGGCTGGGGAACAGGGGGCTTGCAGATAACGCTCTCTTTGCTGGGACCCGATGACGTGGTAAAAGTAATCGACCAGGGATGTGATGGCAGCGTCAACGCAGTAAACTTGAGAAAGCTCATAGTTAGGACCACCGGCATAAAAACCACCTTTAATACGCGTGAAGCTACTATCATCCAGACGAGGCACCGAATTCCCGAGGTAGAACTGACCGAAGAACAGATACTGGTTTTTCAGGTGCCAATCCCAGAAGCGCTGAGGACGATAGAAGCCAGCGAAGCCAGCACCCGCAGGATGCACGCCGAGATGGATTACGGCAGGATGTGGGTGTATCTTTATGAGGACATAGTCCGGTGGGGCGACGTGACTATTGGCGCCAGGTATCCTGTTATGGTAAACGATAGATACATCATGGACCCGTCGCCAATCCCCAGGTGGGACGTGCCTAAGCTGAACATGGCGAAAACCCTATTTTTATTCGGCGCGGGCAGGGAAAAGAGGATCTACGCCGTACCGCCCCATACAAAAGTGCTGCCCCTGGAGTTCGAAGACTACAAGTTTCATGTCGAGGATTTTTCCGGTAAAAAGTGCAGCCGGTGCGGCAGCACCGAGAGCTTTTTGATTGAAGTATTCGATGATGTCACCCGGCAAAAGGTTTACATGTGCTCCGATACAAACTATTGCGACCTGCGCGTTGCCGGCCAAAAGAGTGAAGGCATAAGGAGGTATTCACCATGA
- a CDS encoding sugar phosphate isomerase/epimerase family protein yields MAVKGFGINADAGRLDGNLEVLGHDLEYFQRVGFDYVEMPVHGVGAVLNGRLVPEQVKKIQSLLKRFPFRYTVHAPNPLNLMNFDEEKLHRELFKSSIEFAHAIGAEILVYHCGRYIAEEEFLLPHRRHVIEYEQQELMKRAEVELLREMADFAGERGVIICMENARPYLDGGFYCYGERLDLLVEQVRAINRKNVGITLDLGHAFLAARTYNFDLLEGIKLAKPYIKHLHVHDNFGKPNASYEKKQPELVATGRGDCHMPIGWGMIPFKEIFAMLDTYDGVLMQELRPRYMPYLYEALASARTLAREVGWI; encoded by the coding sequence ATGGCCGTTAAGGGGTTTGGAATAAATGCAGACGCCGGCCGTTTGGACGGAAATTTAGAAGTGTTAGGGCATGACTTGGAGTATTTCCAACGGGTCGGGTTCGATTATGTGGAGATGCCGGTGCACGGGGTAGGAGCTGTCCTTAACGGTCGGTTGGTTCCAGAACAAGTGAAAAAAATACAAAGTCTTCTTAAAAGGTTTCCCTTCCGCTATACGGTCCATGCCCCCAATCCACTAAACCTTATGAATTTTGATGAAGAAAAACTGCACAGGGAGTTGTTTAAGTCAAGTATAGAATTCGCTCATGCCATCGGGGCTGAAATTCTGGTCTACCACTGCGGGAGGTATATAGCCGAGGAAGAGTTCTTGTTGCCCCACAGAAGGCATGTTATTGAGTATGAACAGCAGGAATTAATGAAACGAGCAGAGGTAGAATTGCTTCGTGAAATGGCCGATTTTGCCGGAGAGCGGGGGGTGATTATTTGTATGGAAAACGCCCGCCCGTATCTCGATGGCGGGTTTTATTGTTATGGAGAAAGACTGGACCTTTTGGTAGAGCAAGTAAGAGCCATAAACCGGAAAAATGTAGGCATTACCCTCGACCTGGGCCATGCGTTTCTGGCTGCAAGAACCTATAATTTTGACCTGCTGGAAGGGATAAAGCTGGCAAAACCTTACATAAAGCACCTTCACGTCCATGACAATTTCGGTAAGCCCAATGCTTCTTACGAGAAAAAACAGCCGGAGCTAGTTGCTACGGGCAGGGGAGACTGCCACATGCCAATAGGGTGGGGGATGATTCCTTTTAAAGAAATTTTTGCCATGCTTGATACCTATGACGGAGTTTTAATGCAGGAACTAAGGCCAAGATATATGCCTTATCTTTATGAAGCCTTGGCGTCGGCAAGGACTCTGGCCCGGGAAGTTGGCTGGATATAG
- the phnL gene encoding phosphonate C-P lyase system protein PhnL — translation MQNILELKGLSKHFTMHILKGKVIRGFNNVSFSLAKGEALGLVGPSGTGKSSVLKCIYRTYIPTSGKIIYNSLSLGVINLAKASDEQVLVLRKNEIGYVSQFLRVVPRVTAIDVVAEGLLRKGVPEDEARRIAGEYLTRLGISKELWDAFPSTFSGGEQQRLNIARAVVVKPRLLLLDEPTASLDYATKKLVLDLLLELKNEGISIIGIFHDLEAMSRVVDKTYKMPEPSDGKAGVISL, via the coding sequence ATGCAGAATATCCTGGAATTAAAAGGGTTAAGCAAGCATTTTACCATGCATATATTGAAAGGAAAGGTGATAAGGGGTTTTAACAACGTGTCGTTTTCCCTGGCAAAAGGGGAAGCCCTGGGCCTTGTCGGCCCCAGTGGCACAGGAAAATCGTCGGTGCTAAAGTGCATATACCGCACCTACATTCCTACATCGGGTAAGATCATATACAACTCTTTGAGCCTCGGCGTGATAAATCTAGCCAAGGCTTCCGATGAACAGGTCCTGGTCCTCAGAAAAAATGAGATCGGGTATGTATCACAGTTTTTAAGGGTCGTTCCACGCGTTACAGCGATAGACGTGGTGGCAGAAGGGCTGTTAAGAAAGGGAGTGCCCGAAGACGAAGCTCGGCGGATCGCAGGCGAGTACCTCACCCGCCTTGGTATTTCAAAAGAACTATGGGACGCATTTCCTTCGACCTTCAGCGGTGGAGAGCAACAGCGCCTGAATATTGCCAGGGCGGTAGTAGTAAAACCTAGACTCCTGCTTCTAGATGAGCCCACTGCATCTCTGGACTACGCTACTAAAAAACTAGTCCTGGATCTTTTGCTGGAGTTAAAAAATGAAGGGATCAGCATCATAGGCATCTTCCACGACCTGGAGGCGATGAGCAGGGTTGTGGATAAGACCTATAAAATGCCTGAACCTAGCGATGGCAAAGCAGGAGTGATCAGTCTATGA
- the phnM gene encoding phosphonate metabolism protein PhnM: protein MRSRIIIANAQAVLPDELLDNCHIYIERGIIKDIKTDCAGIHDDAEVIDAAGRFVLPGLIDLHSDAIEKEIEPRPNALFPVDLSFRELEKKLAGNGITTIFHSISFSEDEFGLRSVSMAEKVVGQIRKNAGNRSLIRNRIHLRFEITNIHAVDTVVSLIKNKMVDMLSFMDHTLGQGQFKFREDYERYLADKYGLSREKIQKLIDTRMAMDRDIMQALTYLSTEALSCGIVLASHDDDSSQKVKVMKMLGATISEFPVNMEAARTACEAGMRVCVGAPNVLRGGSLTGNLRALDAIKEKSAHILCSDYYPAALVHAIFKLVSEGVPLPEAVNMASLNPARAVGLDGELGSIEVGKKADIIVVDFSDNVPVVVSTIVEGHTVYKVDYRKEYSIHGR from the coding sequence ATGAGAAGTCGGATTATAATTGCAAACGCTCAGGCGGTACTGCCAGATGAATTACTGGACAATTGCCACATCTATATCGAAAGGGGGATCATCAAGGACATAAAAACCGATTGCGCCGGCATCCATGATGACGCAGAGGTAATAGATGCTGCAGGGCGGTTCGTCCTGCCGGGACTTATCGACCTTCACAGCGATGCGATAGAAAAAGAAATAGAGCCGAGGCCGAATGCACTCTTTCCCGTCGACTTATCCTTTAGAGAGCTGGAGAAAAAGCTTGCGGGGAACGGTATAACCACCATTTTCCATTCTATATCGTTTTCCGAGGATGAATTCGGCCTTAGGTCCGTATCCATGGCTGAAAAGGTGGTGGGGCAGATCCGAAAAAACGCCGGCAACCGTTCCCTAATACGCAACAGGATCCATCTCCGGTTTGAGATAACCAATATCCATGCTGTCGACACGGTGGTATCTCTGATAAAAAATAAAATGGTGGATATGCTCTCGTTCATGGACCACACTCTCGGACAAGGCCAGTTCAAATTTAGAGAGGATTATGAAAGGTATCTTGCGGACAAATATGGCTTGAGCCGTGAGAAAATACAAAAGCTTATAGATACAAGGATGGCCATGGATAGGGATATCATGCAAGCTTTGACGTATCTGTCAACTGAAGCCTTGTCCTGCGGGATCGTATTGGCTTCCCACGATGATGATTCTTCACAAAAGGTGAAAGTTATGAAAATGCTGGGGGCTACCATCAGCGAATTTCCAGTCAACATGGAGGCCGCCAGAACTGCCTGTGAGGCAGGCATGAGGGTCTGCGTGGGTGCGCCGAACGTCCTAAGGGGTGGCTCTCTAACTGGGAATCTGCGGGCCCTAGACGCGATAAAAGAAAAAAGCGCTCACATACTTTGCTCCGACTATTACCCTGCGGCTCTCGTTCATGCCATTTTCAAGCTGGTGTCGGAGGGAGTTCCCCTTCCCGAAGCTGTAAATATGGCTTCTCTCAATCCTGCCAGGGCGGTTGGGCTTGACGGAGAGCTGGGATCTATTGAGGTCGGAAAAAAGGCGGATATCATCGTAGTGGATTTCAGCGATAATGTTCCCGTTGTTGTATCTACTATAGTGGAAGGCCATACAGTTTATAAAGTCGACTACAGAAAGGAGTATTCTATACATGGCCGTTAA
- a CDS encoding GNAT family N-acetyltransferase produces the protein MYIREAREEDAEQLSLLLREIDDEVFLSPEEIKEKLKVMQNYSFYKVFVAVEEGRDDTIVGTFTLYILDNLGHRGTPFAVVESVITHQDHRRKGVGRSMMLKAMEIAAERGCYKLVLSSDIKREGAHTFYDRLGFVRHGVSFRVNLNR, from the coding sequence GTGTATATAAGGGAAGCAAGAGAAGAGGATGCGGAGCAGCTTAGTTTACTGCTTAGAGAAATAGACGATGAAGTATTTCTCTCGCCGGAAGAAATAAAAGAAAAACTAAAAGTGATGCAAAATTATTCCTTTTATAAGGTATTTGTGGCCGTTGAAGAAGGACGGGACGATACCATAGTGGGTACTTTTACTTTGTATATTCTCGACAACTTGGGGCATAGAGGAACCCCTTTCGCTGTGGTAGAAAGCGTCATCACCCATCAAGACCATAGACGGAAAGGCGTAGGCAGGAGCATGATGTTAAAAGCCATGGAGATTGCGGCAGAACGGGGATGCTACAAGCTGGTACTTTCAAGTGACATTAAGCGGGAAGGAGCCCACACATTTTACGATCGGCTGGGATTTGTCAGACACGGGGTCAGTTTCAGAGTAAACCTGAACCGATAG
- a CDS encoding ATP-binding cassette domain-containing protein: MNKEPEVVLSLRNVTKIYGDPCPYCVEKTGPDYDTNICPCCGSIVACADVSLDLYAGEILGIVGESGSGKSTLVQCLYFDQEPTWGEAYLRYYKEGKVNIFEENSQNKRYIRDHLMGMVYQNPRQGLNMHFTCGGNIAEKLLNAGYYHIGGVRRRAAELLDRTEVPLARMDDLPKHFSGGMQQRVQIAKALANNPPILLLDEVTTGLDVSVQARVLDLIKYIQRELGISMLVISHDIGVIRLLTSRTAVIKNGRIVEMGLTDQILEDPQHPYTQLLVNSVL; this comes from the coding sequence ATGAATAAAGAGCCGGAAGTCGTGCTGAGCCTGAGAAATGTCACAAAAATTTACGGAGACCCGTGCCCTTACTGCGTCGAGAAGACCGGCCCCGATTACGATACTAATATATGCCCCTGCTGCGGTTCGATAGTAGCGTGTGCAGACGTTTCCCTGGACCTTTATGCCGGGGAGATCCTGGGCATTGTGGGGGAGAGCGGATCGGGCAAGAGTACTCTCGTTCAGTGCCTGTATTTTGACCAGGAACCCACCTGGGGAGAGGCCTACCTTCGTTATTACAAAGAGGGGAAAGTAAATATCTTCGAGGAAAATTCCCAGAATAAAAGGTATATCCGTGACCACCTGATGGGGATGGTCTACCAAAATCCAAGGCAGGGCTTAAACATGCATTTTACCTGTGGAGGAAACATTGCCGAAAAGCTCCTTAACGCAGGATATTACCATATTGGCGGCGTTCGCCGCAGGGCGGCAGAACTGCTCGATAGGACTGAAGTGCCACTAGCCAGGATGGATGACCTTCCTAAGCACTTCAGTGGCGGCATGCAACAGAGGGTACAGATAGCCAAGGCCCTTGCTAACAATCCACCCATCCTGTTGTTAGATGAGGTTACGACTGGTCTTGATGTTTCGGTGCAGGCCAGGGTGCTGGACCTTATAAAGTATATCCAACGGGAACTGGGCATATCCATGCTGGTGATTTCTCATGATATTGGGGTCATACGTCTCCTGACGAGCCGTACGGCCGTAATTAAGAACGGCAGAATTGTGGAAATGGGGCTTACCGATCAGATACTGGAAGACCCCCAGCATCCCTACACCCAATTGCTGGTCAATTCCGTTCTATAG
- the phnH gene encoding phosphonate C-P lyase system protein PhnH, which produces MSLTLKDNFNTVFDSQRIFRIILDSMARPGKINCLPQIHFLDGEYNFPFLIARTLLDSEVGFACLDKEETLGQRIRDATGARLVDVSSAEFVFCDGRKRQEDLYRTNPGTLLFPDKGATVVMTVGRLGLQRLEEDGEELKEVELEGPGICGKTWVCISGMHEYNLGWLLLQNKEYPKGVDAILLDLDGRILCLPRSIKITRRV; this is translated from the coding sequence GTGAGTCTCACGCTCAAGGATAACTTCAACACGGTTTTCGACAGCCAGAGAATATTTCGCATTATCCTGGACAGTATGGCGAGACCGGGAAAGATAAATTGTTTGCCACAGATTCACTTTTTAGACGGAGAATATAACTTTCCTTTTCTGATAGCCAGAACCCTCTTGGACAGTGAAGTAGGTTTTGCATGTCTGGACAAAGAAGAAACCCTTGGCCAAAGGATAAGAGATGCTACAGGAGCAAGGCTGGTGGATGTAAGTTCGGCAGAGTTTGTTTTTTGCGATGGCAGAAAAAGGCAGGAAGATTTGTACAGGACAAATCCCGGTACGCTTTTGTTTCCGGATAAGGGAGCTACTGTCGTAATGACCGTTGGGCGGCTGGGATTGCAGCGCTTGGAAGAGGATGGCGAAGAATTAAAGGAGGTTGAACTGGAAGGTCCCGGTATATGTGGGAAGACATGGGTATGTATTTCTGGTATGCACGAATATAACCTTGGGTGGCTTTTGTTGCAGAACAAAGAATATCCCAAGGGGGTTGATGCAATACTTCTTGACCTGGATGGTAGGATACTATGCCTGCCCAGAAGCATCAAAATTACCAGGAGGGTTTAA